Proteins from one Bactrocera neohumeralis isolate Rockhampton chromosome 3, APGP_CSIRO_Bneo_wtdbg2-racon-allhic-juicebox.fasta_v2, whole genome shotgun sequence genomic window:
- the LOC126752919 gene encoding transmembrane protein 87A, with translation MLASATQANSDAGKTIKTLTPNANIAREQRPLLANSKIKVHIECEGRDGLDVNIEWQLYERQCWTDKRMPLDKNIITIGRDGIYELTLKIEAVKSSEPVDFSAHVQLDIVGPDGGYLSAIDHPLLAFYGIMCVVYVIFGIIWLFVSFMQWRDLLRIQFWIGGVILLGMLEKAFFYAQYYSLNTTGVPVEGAELMAEFVSCAKRTLARMLVIIMSLGFGIVKPRLGPMLHRVVGVGALYFVLACVESYLRVTSTKTDEQLVAAIPLAVLDTGICWWIFTSLVQTTRTLRLRRNMVKLSLYRHFTNTLIFSVLASVIFMLYALHVRKSQNCTPIWRNIWFDAAFWHILFSVLLLVIMILWRPTNNNQRYAFTPLLDAPDDEDDDEEDQFVADAYGDAYGVKMRSSHANGGTKTPPNAQRGTTTEEDDLRWVEENIPSSMADPALPVLDSDEEIINTRFEVSKMQ, from the exons ATGCTTGCCTCGGCAACGCAGGCAAATTCTGATGCTGGCAAAACTATTAAAACGTTAACACCG AATGCCAACATTGCACGAGAGCAACGTCCCTTATTGGCCAATTCCAAAATAAAAGTTCATA TCGAATGTGAGGGTCGTGATGGCTTAGATGTAAACATTGAGTGGCAATTATACGAGCGCCAATGTTGGACGGACAAGCGCATG CCATTAGATAAAAACATCATCACCATTGGCAGAGATGGCATTTATGAATTGACATTGAAAATTGAAGCTGTCAAAAGTTCAGAGCCCGTAGATTTTTCCGCACATGTACAACTGGACATTGTTGGTCCTGATGGCGGCTATCTTTCTGCGATTGATCATCCACTCTTGGCG tTCTACGGCATAATGTGCGTCGTCTATGTAATTTTCGGCATTATCTGGCTCTTTGTGTCATTCATGCAATGGCGTGACCTTTTGCGCATACAATTCTGGATTGGCGGCGTAATATTGCTTGGCATGCTGGAGAAAGCTTTCTTCTATGCACAATACTATAGCCTGAATACCACGGGTGTACCGGTTGAGGGCGCCGAATTGATGGCAGAATTTGTTTCCTGCGCCAAACGCACACTAGCACGCATGCTTGTCATCATAATGAGTCTGGGTTTCGGTATTGTCAA ACCTCGTTTGGGTCCAATGCTTCATCGCGTGGTTGGCGTTGGCGCGCTGTACTTTGTCTTGGCTTGCGTTGAAAGTTACTTGCGTGTGACTAGCACGAAAACCGATGAACAGTTGGTGGCCGCTATACCGTTGGCTGTGCTGGACACAGGCATCTGTTGGTGGATATTCACATCGCTGGTGCAGACCACCAGAACGTTGCGCTTGagaag AAATATGGTGAAACTCTCATTGTACAGACACTTCACAAACACACTGATATTTTCAGTACTTGCATCAGTGATATTTATGTTATATGCTCTGCATGTGCGCAAGTCACAGAACTGTACACCA atTTGGCGTAATATTTGGTTCGATGCCGCTTTCTGGCATATACTGTTTTCGGTATTATTGTTGGTTATTATGATTTTGTGGCGTCCCACAAATAATAATCAGCGCTATGCATTTACACCGTTACTTGATGCGCCCGACGATGAGGACGATGACG AGGAAGATCAATTCGTCGCCGATGCGTATGGTGATGCGTATGGTGTAAAAATGCGCAGTTCGCATGCAAATGGCGGCACTAAAACACCACCAAATGCACAGCGCGGCACAACGACCGAAGAGGATGATCTACGCTGGGTGGAAGAGAATATACCCTCATCAATGGCCGATCCCGCGTTGCCGGTTTTAGATTCGGATGAAGAAATCATAAATACAAGATTCGAAGTTTCGAAAATGCAATAA
- the LOC126753670 gene encoding 39S ribosomal protein L48, mitochondrial, translating to MLRKLSPIVPRLLCNNVVTSLNKTPTQHYSDGRSVYEPDYLESLKPKFPQYSCLNVQMKGYDFPILESYQRYLHSVAEYLDIDVSDCYALPPQTTQVQRLRPNSAVVDAEYRLTMYERNLQINDVNAPVYPVFLRIAQAALPEGVQLSVQEHSDEFEERRYVPDRDLLDLKAELERMQAGGPGGPKKK from the exons ATGCTAAGAAAG CTTAGTCCAATTGTGCCGCGCCTGCTATGCAATAATGTTGTTACTTCCTTAAATAAAACTCCAACACAGCATTACAGCGATGGACGAAGTGTATATGAACCGGACTATTTGGAG TCTTTGAAGCCCAAGTTTCCACAATATTCCTGTCTCAACGTGCAAATGAAAGGTTATGATTTCCCAATACTTGAGAGCTACCAGCGTTACTTGCATAGTGTTGCGGAATACCTTGATATCGATGTTTCCGATTG ttaCGCTTTGCCACCACAAACCACACAAGTACAAAGATTGCGTCCTAACTCCGCCGTTGTAGATGCCGAATACAGGCTGACAATGTATGAACGCAATCTGCAAATAAACGATGTAAACGCACCTGTGTATCCTGTATTTTTACGCATAGCGCAAGCCGCTTTGCCCGAAGGTGTGCAGTTGAGTGTACAAGAACACTCTGATGAGTTTGAGGAGCGCCGCTATGTACCCGATCGTGATTTGTTAGACTTAAAGGCCGAATTGGAACGAATGCAAGCAGGCGGACCGGGTGGACCCAAAAAGAAATAA
- the LOC126752020 gene encoding mitochondrial carrier protein Rim2 isoform X1, with translation MSQNQRDTIIHLVAGGTAGTVGAVVTCPLEVVKTRLQSSNAFLGPTRLEPPGSTNGASELLRPEQRRKLSTTILRKRSQPQVIGGVRRIMAISHCGISSTSTKSMSIMQCLRYIVQNEGPRALFKGLGPNLVGVAPSRAVYFCTYSQTKNFLNNLSYIQTESPQVHILSAASAGFVSSTLTNPIWFVKTRLQLDYNSKVQMTVRECINRVYAQGGIAGFYKGITASYFGICETMIHFVIYEFIKSKLLEMRNSRHEDVKSSKDFLEFMMAGAVSKTVASCIAYPHEVARTRLREEGNKYNTFFQTLQTVWKEEGRAGLYRGLATQLVRQIPNTAIMMATYEAVVYVLTRRFNNKSNEFYDF, from the exons AACTGCTGGCACAGTTGGTGCTGTCGTCACTTGTCCCTTGGAAGTGGTTAAGACACGCCTACAGAGTTCCAATGCTTTTCTCGGACCCACACGTCTCGAACCGCCAGGCTCAACCAATGGCGCTAGCGAATTGCTACGACCCGAACAGCGTCGTAAATTGAGCACAACCATTTTGCGTAAGAGGTCACAGCCACAGGTGATTGGGGGTGTGCGTAGG ATCATGGCTATTTCTCATTGCGGCATCTCATCCACCTCCACAAAGTCAATGAGCATCATGCAGTGCTTGAG gtACATAGTACAAAATGAAGGTCCACGCGCACTTTTCAAAGGTCTGGGCCCAAATCTCGTTGGCGTAGCGCCATCACGTGCGGTATATTTTTGCACCTACTCACagacaaagaattttttgaataatttaag TTACATACAAACAGAGTCACCGCAAGTGCACATCTTGAGTGCCGCGAGCGCTGGTTTCGTCTCCTCCACACTAACGAATCCTATTTGGTTTGTAAAGACGCGCCTGCAGCTAGACTACAATTCCAAAGTGCAAATGACGGTGCGAGAATGCATTAATCGAGTGTATGCACAAGGCGGCATTGCCGGTTTCTACAAAGGCATTACAGCCAGCTATTTTGGCATCTGTGAGACCATGATACACTTTGTCATTTACGAGTTTATCAAATCGAAACTG CTTGAAATGCGCAACTCACGTCACGAAGATGTTAAATCATCGAAGGACTTTCTGGAATTCATGATGGCTGGTGCCGTTTCAAAGACTGTAGCATCCTGTATTGCGTATCCACATGAGGTGGCACGCACAAGACTGCGTGAGGAGggcaataaatataatacatttttccaaACATTGCAGACTGTGTGGAAAGAGGAGGGTAGAGCTGGACTTTATCG AGGCTTAGCGACACAATTGGTGCGACAAATACCTAACACAGCCATAATGATGGCCACCTACGAAGCAGTCGTGTATGTGTTAACGCGACGATTCAATAATAAAAGCAATGAATTCTACGACTTCTAG
- the LOC126752020 gene encoding mitochondrial carrier protein Rim2 isoform X2, with product MSQNQRDTIIHLVAGGTAGTVGAVVTCPLEVVKTRLQSSNAFLGPTRLEPPGSTNGASELLRPEQRRKLSTTILRKRSQPQIMAISHCGISSTSTKSMSIMQCLRYIVQNEGPRALFKGLGPNLVGVAPSRAVYFCTYSQTKNFLNNLSYIQTESPQVHILSAASAGFVSSTLTNPIWFVKTRLQLDYNSKVQMTVRECINRVYAQGGIAGFYKGITASYFGICETMIHFVIYEFIKSKLLEMRNSRHEDVKSSKDFLEFMMAGAVSKTVASCIAYPHEVARTRLREEGNKYNTFFQTLQTVWKEEGRAGLYRGLATQLVRQIPNTAIMMATYEAVVYVLTRRFNNKSNEFYDF from the exons AACTGCTGGCACAGTTGGTGCTGTCGTCACTTGTCCCTTGGAAGTGGTTAAGACACGCCTACAGAGTTCCAATGCTTTTCTCGGACCCACACGTCTCGAACCGCCAGGCTCAACCAATGGCGCTAGCGAATTGCTACGACCCGAACAGCGTCGTAAATTGAGCACAACCATTTTGCGTAAGAGGTCACAGCCACAG ATCATGGCTATTTCTCATTGCGGCATCTCATCCACCTCCACAAAGTCAATGAGCATCATGCAGTGCTTGAG gtACATAGTACAAAATGAAGGTCCACGCGCACTTTTCAAAGGTCTGGGCCCAAATCTCGTTGGCGTAGCGCCATCACGTGCGGTATATTTTTGCACCTACTCACagacaaagaattttttgaataatttaag TTACATACAAACAGAGTCACCGCAAGTGCACATCTTGAGTGCCGCGAGCGCTGGTTTCGTCTCCTCCACACTAACGAATCCTATTTGGTTTGTAAAGACGCGCCTGCAGCTAGACTACAATTCCAAAGTGCAAATGACGGTGCGAGAATGCATTAATCGAGTGTATGCACAAGGCGGCATTGCCGGTTTCTACAAAGGCATTACAGCCAGCTATTTTGGCATCTGTGAGACCATGATACACTTTGTCATTTACGAGTTTATCAAATCGAAACTG CTTGAAATGCGCAACTCACGTCACGAAGATGTTAAATCATCGAAGGACTTTCTGGAATTCATGATGGCTGGTGCCGTTTCAAAGACTGTAGCATCCTGTATTGCGTATCCACATGAGGTGGCACGCACAAGACTGCGTGAGGAGggcaataaatataatacatttttccaaACATTGCAGACTGTGTGGAAAGAGGAGGGTAGAGCTGGACTTTATCG AGGCTTAGCGACACAATTGGTGCGACAAATACCTAACACAGCCATAATGATGGCCACCTACGAAGCAGTCGTGTATGTGTTAACGCGACGATTCAATAATAAAAGCAATGAATTCTACGACTTCTAG
- the LOC126753666 gene encoding WD repeat-containing and planar cell polarity effector protein fritz has product MLTLLGECHLWSVRDELRIKSTDLGAFRYTRNREAQQQNAELTAIAKRDYIERRNGVTVLKNSRKAPGRLKDNIKRLEELLRSYKIVHTEWRDAAQVLLLFANGIIAHISVDPATGDILRMVYEKYFVGKLASEVITDAFFTRSHIVLAYNTNQLTVVHLQKPNTRLQGPEKISNMDPRIFHVIIPGPSERKLSRHLIVNSSADLFVIWTKSSQNEVYPWRPTIRDQDRANIHVFKLKGMQIESVSYCWSENDPLSVDFLRSAESQILTVEQKVSRKGEISAEVCTYEINAGKMQRATVTSITMGTQICCHAFSPDQEKLFLGSIDRKICLHDLVQQVTKVTTRIDIIPTQCAWHSDSSIVMVANERAQFQCFDLALTPVGNQLQSEDVTPLNLLDLSHYFTIQPTLLHIAFSHKPDLTQRSLPYGQTDCLLLLHFEQGPLGCLRFFAGAGMRGDIHNSGLTADVLVDKYLALHQLEKAVNLLLAINWETYGAMCLISLHKIANYVFFRGEAKRARVELLGKALKTFTDELSEETKDEFSDQVFDLKRRFFFYLLRKQMYAEAFEVAEDIEDYDLFMDLFNETKSNVNLLEFATAAFSQAATILHEEEGHGGAVNGVANSNLSSSADYRSESACSQSTYADLQVVQRSKLQHNKYAKEHLKNYVPPLPSFKSKVFSAEMIKINIPKPELRTESTQDAIRARPPPPPPPLPSLRSLKLLQNTTNTPTINSTLAELSIKSGSDFNNTGIALTAPPSVTLLPWQQQLPADAMAPNSINTPAATMLPRFTTTGNSSSANTLLTVNSTHLQTITTNSNVMHHATPAVITDNSLPLQQKHMQPLPPSALAPTSIASVSALQPGNYKPKYYQHPLVSGTIPPTLVVTTNSEEHQKRLLQKKPTASILSNSSTQQHNGANLVNGGSGATYANGLNKELPSGGGNARNAAGEKNKVKFSDTVQVAVVPEIPRKEKPQLPKRNGYSRPLPRNITNPKKELADSLPLCHPHDEYLKDFNPLSAADELPRPPIRSSNRDETSKSRKSNNTSQPAIKVVHFGVV; this is encoded by the exons ATGCTAACTCTCCTCGGTGAATGTCATCTGTGGAGTGTACGCGATGAGTTGCGCATTAAATCGACCGATCTAGGTGCCTTCCGTTACACACGCAATCGTGAGGCACAGCAACAGAACGCTGAGCTGACAGCAATCGCCAAGCGTGATTACATTGAACGGCGTAATGGTGTGACGGTGCTTAAGAATAGCCGCAAGGCACCTGGGCGGTTGAAGGATAACATTAAACGCTTGGAGGAATTACTGCGTAGTTATAAAATTGTGCATACCGAATGGCGTGATGCTGCGCAAGTGTTGCTTCTATTCGCCAACGGTATTATCGCACATATATCTGTGGATCCTGCGACAGGTGACATATTGCGCATGGTCTATGAGAAGTACTTTGTTGGCAAGCTGGCGTCGGAAGTTATCACCGACG CATTTTTCACACGTTCCCACATCGTCTTAGCCTATAATACGAATCAGTTGACGGTGGTGCATTTACAAAAACCGAACACACGTCTGCAAGGACCTGAGAAAATTAGTAATATGGATCCACGCATATTTCATGTGATAATACCAGGACCGTCAGAGCGTAAATTATCGCGTCATCTAATTGTGAATAGTAGCGCGGatctttttgttatatggaCGAAATCTTCTCAGAACGAAGTTTATCCTTGGCGACCAACAATACGTGATCAGGATAGGGCGAATAtacatgtttttaaattaaaggg CATGCAAATAGAGTCCGTTTCATATTGTTGGTCTGAGAATGATCCGCTCTCTGTGGATTTTCTACGCTCCGCCGAAAGTCAAATTTTGACAGTAGAGCAAAAAGTATCACGAAAAGGGGAAATATCTGCTGAAGTATGTACCTATGAGATAAATGCTGGTAAAATGCAACGCGCCACAGTGACGTCAATAACAATGGGAACGCAAATATGTTGTCATGCCTTCAGTCCAGACCAAGAGAAACTATTCTTGGGTTCAATCGATCGAAAAATTTGTCTGCATGATCTAGTACAGCAAGTTACCAAAGTCACAACACGTATAGACATC ATACCCACGCAATGTGCTTGGCACTCGGATAGTAGTATTGTTATGGTAGCTAATGAGCGTGCGCAATTTCAATGTTTTGACCTCGCCCTCACGCCGGTAGGCAATCAATTGCAAAGCGAAGATGTCACACCGCTGAATTTGTTGGATCTTTCACACTACTTCACCATACAACCGACATTGTTGCACATTGCGTTTAGTCACAAGCCGGATTTGACGCAACGCTCTTTACCATATGGCCAAACCgattgtttgcttttgttgcactTCGAACAAGGTCCATTGGGTTGTTTGCGTTTTTTCGCTGGCGCCGGCATGCGCGGTGACATACACAATTCAGGCCTGACCGCTGATGTTTTGGTTGACAAATATCTAGCGCTGCATCAGCTGGAGAAAGCGGTGAATTTGTTATTGGCGATCAACTGGGAAACCTACGGCGCCATGTGTTTGATATCATTACACAAAATAGCTAATTACGTTTTCTTTCGTGGAGAGGCGAAACGCGCACGTGTAGAGCTGCTGGGAAAAGCGCTGAAGACATTCACCGATGAACTTTCCGAAGAAACAAAAGACGAGTTTAGCGATCAGGTGTTTGATTTGAAGAGACGTTTCTTCTTCTATCTGCTGCG gaAACAAATGTATGCAGAGGCCTTTGAAGTTGCTGAAGACATTGAAGATTATGATCTATTCATGGATTTATTCAATGAGACCAAATCGAATGTAAACTTGTTGGAGTTTGCTACCGCCGCTTTCAGTCAGGCAGCAACTATACTGCATGAAGAGGAAGGACACGGTGGTGCTGTGAACGGTGTTGCGAATAGCAATTTAAGTTCGAGTGCCGATTATCGCTCCGAATCGGCCTGCTCACAATCAACATATGCCGACTTGCAGGTTGTGCAGCGCAGCAAGCTACAACATAACAAATATGCAAAAGAACATTTAAAGAACTATGTGCCACCATTGCCATCATTCAAATCGAAAGTATTTAGTGCcgaaatgataaaaattaatattcccAAACCCGAGTTGCGCACGGAGAGTACGCAAGATGCAATACGTGCACGtccgccaccaccaccgccgcctTTGCCTTCGTTGCGCAGCTTGAAACTCTTACAAAACACCACTAACACACCAACTATAAACAGCACACTTGCTGAGTTGTCTATAAAAAGTGGCAGTGATTTCAATAATACGGGCATTG CGCTGACCGCTCCCCCATCCGTCACACTTTTGCCATGGCAACAGCAGTTGCCAGCCGATGCAATGGCACCAAACAGTATAAACACACCCGCCGCCACAATGCTGCCAAGGTTTACCACCActggcaacagcagcagcgcaAACACACTGTTAACCGTAAATTCAACACACCTGCAAACCATCACAACCAATTCGAATGTGATGCATCATGCCACACCGGCTGTGATTACTGACAATTCCTTgccattacaacaaaaacatatgcaACCGTTGCCACCAAGCGCGCTTGCGCCCACTTCAATTGCGTCCGTATCCGCGTTGCAGCCTGGTAATTATAAGCCGAAATATTATCAACATCCATTAGTTTCGGGCACAATACCACCAACTTTGGTTGTGACCACAAATAGTGAGGAACATCAAAAGCGTTTGTTGCAAAAGAAGCCAACGGCGTCAATACTATCGAATAGTTCAACACAACAACATAACGGTGCTAATTTAGTTAATGGTGGCAGTGGTGCAACGTATGCAAATGGCTTGAATAAAGAGTTGCCAAGTGGTGGTGGAAATGCACGCAATGCTGCGGGCGAAAAGAATAAAGTGAAGTTCTCGGATACGGTGCAGGTCGCCGTAGTGCCG GAGATCCCACGTAAAGAAAAACCACAATTGCCGAAACGTAATGGCTATTCGCGTCCCTTACCGCGTAACATTACAAATCCGAAAAAGGAATTAGCAGATAGCTTGCCGTTATGTCATCCACAtgatgaatatttaaaagatttCAATCCCTTATCAGCag CCGATGAGTTACCTCGTCCGCCGATAAGGTCCTCAAATCGTGATGAAACCTCAAAGTCACGCAAATCGAATAATACATCTCAGCCTGCTATTAAAGTGGTGCACTTTGGTGTTGTCTAA
- the LOC126753669 gene encoding F-actin-capping protein subunit beta, which yields MSDVQMDSALDLMRRLPPQQIEKNLIDLIDLAPELCEDLLSSVDQPLKIAKDKEHNKDYLLCDYNRDGDSYRSPWSNTYYPPLEDGQMPSDRLRKLEIEANYAFDQYREMYYEGGVSSVYLWDLEHGFAAVVLIKKAGDGNKKIRGCWDSIHVVEVQEKPTGRTAHYKLTSTAMLWLQTNKQGSGTMNLGGSLTRQTEQDANVSESSPHIVNIGKMVEEMENKIRNTLNEIYFGKTKDIINGLRSVQPLADQRQEVAMKQDLAAAILKRNVKPESN from the exons ATG TCGGACGTACAAATGGACAGTGCACTTGATTTGATGCGTCGCCTGCCACCACAACAAATCGAAAAGAATCTGATAGATTTGATTGATTTGGCGCCAGAACTGTGCGAGGATCTACTCTCATCTGTGGATCAACCGCTTAAAATAGCAAAAGATAAGGAACATAATAAAGATTACCTGCTGTGCGATTACAACCGTGATGGTGATTCGTATCGATCGCCGTGGTCCAACACTTACTACCCGCCACTAGAGGACGGACAAATGCCGTCAGATCGTTTACGTAAATTGGAAATAGAAGCTAACTATGCCTTCGATCAATATCGTGAAATGTACTATGAAGGTGGAGTATCTTCGGTGTATTTGTGGGATCTGGAACATGGTTTTGCAGCggtagttttaattaaaaaggcAGGCGATGGCAATAAAAAGATACGAGGCTGCTGGGACTCCATACATGTCGTTGAAGTACAAGAAAAACCTACGGGGCGAACGGCACACTACAAACTAACATCTACAGCTATGTTATGGCTACAAACGAACAAACAAGGTTCTGGCACAATGAACCTGGGCGGCTCATTGACACGTCAAACAGAACAAGATGCTAATGTCAGTGAATCTTCGCCGCATATTGTAAACATTGGCAAAATGGTTGAAGAAATGGAGAATAAAATACGCAATACgcttaatgaaatatattttggtaaaaCGAAAGACATTATAAACGGCTTACGTAGCGTACAGCCGTTAGCCGATCAACGGCAGGAGGTAGCCATGAAACAGGACTTGGCTGCGGCAATATTAAAACGTAATGTAAAACCAGAATCGAACTGA